The stretch of DNA GGCGCCGAGGGTGAGGCTGCCGATGCCGGAGACGATGGTGGCGAGGTCGGCGGCGGAGCCGCGGGGACCGGTGCGCGCCTCGCGGGCCTGGCGGGCCTCGTCGTTGCGGCCGGGGTCCGAGGAGAGGAGCAGGAGCCCGTCGGAGGAGACCACGGCCACGGATTCGATGCCGGGGACCTCCTCGACGAGGTTGGTCAGCAGCCAGTGCAGGTTGCGGGCCTCACTGCTCAGTCCGAAGGTACTGGGCGCGGTCAACTGCTTGCCTCCTCGACTGTGCCCCCCGTGTTCTGGTCGGCGATCTCCGCCTCCGCCTCGCGGTAGCCCTCCCGTGCTCCCCGGTGGAAGCCACCCAGGCGGCGACGGAGTGCCTCGGCGTCCACGGAA from Streptomyces sp. 6-11-2 encodes:
- a CDS encoding roadblock/LC7 domain-containing protein; its protein translation is MTAPSTFGLSSEARNLHWLLTNLVEEVPGIESVAVVSSDGLLLLSSDPGRNDEARQAREARTGPRGSAADLATIVSGIGSLTLGAAKLMDSGAVKHTMVAMDEGSLFVMSISDGSLLGVHGSAECDMSVVAYHMALFVGRAGHVLTPELRSELRQSLETDGSTQGAAR